A window of Sphingobacterium kitahiroshimense genomic DNA:
CAAAATATCCAGCAGTTGCTTCGGTTTATCAATAATGAATGTTGCTCCATGTCGCTTTAATTCTTCGACTTCGCGAAAGCCCCATGAGACCCCGATTGCTTGCACACCAGCATTTTTGGCAGTATCCATATCGACCGACGAATCACCGACATAAAAGCAATCATCAGGTTTTACGTTCAGTATATTGAGTGTATCGAATACAATATCAGGATTGGGTTTAGCCGGATGTCCATTTCGATGACCCAATATCAGATCAAATGAAATCTCTGAAAAATATTTTGCCACCAATGGCAGGACAGCCTCATGATATTTATTAGATGCAATCGAAATCAAATAACCTGACGATTGCAGATCTTGTAATAATTGAATAATACCGGCATATGGTTTAGTATGGCTCTCGGCTTTTTCTTCGTAATATTTCTTAAATGCTGAAAGTAGGTGGGGTATAGTATCGTCTGTCCTCGCATCTTGAGGCAGTGCTCTTTCGATAAGCATTCGGACACCATTCCCTACAAATTTCTTGTAAGATTCAAGAGGATGAGTTGGATAACCATATTGCTCAAGGATCATATTGCAACTATCACCCAAATCTTGTAACGTATCTAACAATGTTCCGTCTAAATCAAATATTATAATCTTCA
This region includes:
- a CDS encoding HAD family hydrolase — its product is MKIIIFDLDGTLLDTLQDLGDSCNMILEQYGYPTHPLESYKKFVGNGVRMLIERALPQDARTDDTIPHLLSAFKKYYEEKAESHTKPYAGIIQLLQDLQSSGYLISIASNKYHEAVLPLVAKYFSEISFDLILGHRNGHPAKPNPDIVFDTLNILNVKPDDCFYVGDSSVDMDTAKNAGVQAIGVSWGFREVEELKRHGATFIIDKPKQLLDILTSSSISLQ